The Brassica napus cultivar Da-Ae chromosome C3 unlocalized genomic scaffold, Da-Ae chrC03_Random_9, whole genome shotgun sequence nucleotide sequence GGTGGAGGCATGGAGACGGTCCTTGCGTTCGACACGTGTCTTTCGCTTCCTTCTTTCGGAAACACGTTTCGCATACGTGTCTTTTAGATAGGGTTTACTTTGTTGCGCTTTCTTTGGCTCGTCCCtatgtttttttaagtttgCCCGCTTGTGgacttttgtttagtttttgtgttgttttgggCTTATACTTGCTCTTTGTTTAATATTAATACAAgatggaaaaaaatatatatatagttttaggATACTGTATTTATAATGTAAGTCAGCTGGCTATGGTGAATTAATAAATGTACTTATATATATGGTGTGATACAGATTTCTCATTATACAAAACGTTCCATTTTTACAATAATCTATTTCTTTGTTCGATTCGGGATGGGAGAGACTATTATTTACAATGCTTGGATTGCAAAGAggtgaaaatacaaaaaataatgtagtgttccaataaataaataataataatgtattttttaaatgtaatattcgAGGCAGTACTATAACATCTAACGatgtcactttttttttttacgatgtCATATTATAGAAACCGCTCAACATATTATCTTCGGTATTCTAAATTATAGATCAATATAACAGCGCTTTTGAAGTTGGAGAGCAGatattatgtttcaaatatatatatttgttcccAATATATTAAGCATTTACACACAACAAAttggtaagaaaataaaaagagatcTAAATCTCCTATCACAACCCTTAAAGCTTAGAATGCAGTCACCctctaaatctttttttttttatgataagtTGCCACCCTCTACATCTTGACCTTTTAATAGTTTGAATATGAATACTAGTACAACTTTTAGTATCTTATTCCGATGTACTAAAAGTTTCCTATAATTTTCcccttagagagagagaaaacaaagTTTCATCAAAACCCTTAAGACtactaaatattaataattgtgTTCCTCAGTGCAGCTGATGAGAAGTAATGAGATGAAAAAACGCTTCTTCTCGACAAGGAATCGTCAAACCACCCATTGGGTGATGAAATCCGAACTCTTCCTCTGCGCTATTAAGAACTCTCTGAACATAAACGGCTACGTGACCTTTAGGAAAAGCCCTGaagttgttgttgatgatggtgGTCCGTTTTTGTTCCTCATAGATTGTGATTTGAAGATTTGCTTTGCATTTGGAAGCACGGACCGCATTAAAcccctttgtgttttcttcaatGCAACTTATCAATTTGAGAATGTACCAAATATTTGAAGCAAGTGACCTGATAGACAAGGAGGAGAAGAATTTCTATTTATAGGAGTGAACTTAAAGCTAGCATGTGACTTCAAGATAATGAAAAGACTTTAATGCTAAAATAGCAGTAAGATGCGATATATCTATCACCAAAACTTCCCCCCAAAAGTTGTGGGCTGTTGGACCCTTCCATCATCCATCTGGCTCACATGGCTTAGCTCATATTTATgtaacatacatatataaaaggAGAATGCATGCAACTATATAatgtagtttcaaaaaaaaactatataatgtATGTTTTTAATGATTGCCAATATAAAAGTCGggtatgtatttttaattagaGCCTCGAAGTGGTGAATAGTGTGACCTGGTCAGGCTAAGTGAGTCCAGTTCTTGAAATGGTTGATagtttatataaaacattacGTATAATAAGTTCCAAGTCCTAAAGTAGAATTTTCCTTTGCTCTCAAACTAGGGGCCGTACTGCTGGAAACTATGAGTAAGAGATGGTTTTTAtgtgtgttatatatatatttgtaaatgcAGCTCTATCAATAATTTGAAGAAGTTATATGCCATTGGATAAGATTTGACTAGTACATCTTTGCATgtgattatgatgatgatgattgcaATTGTTGTTAAGACTGAGTTTTGAATATACAATATACTACTGTTTAGTGATGAACCTCTTTTCGACGGTGTCCCAAGAGGTCTTCGTGGTGATCTCAGCCTCTCTTCGTGCCTCCGGTGGACCGAAAAGGGAAGTCGCCGCCGCATCCGAGATTAGATCGTCATTGTTGAACCTTGAAATTAATTTCCTTAATTTTCATATGTGgtccttttaattttaaatatttccaCTATTGCCCTGAAACTTTCAGATTTGCAAAAAGTCCTCTTCAGTTAACTTAAAACTTCTAAATTTGCATTTTAAACCCTATCGaatgaaatgaagaaaaattGTACCAAAAACCTCTAAATACATCTTTTTAGCAACTATActcaaaatcattaaaattattaaatatcataatttGAGAAATGTACAAATGAATCCGTGTACATGTATCGTTTCTTATAATATTGTACACATGGACAGTAGAATATATGTGTACACGATGAGAATATTTGACACCCGAGTACCTTTCAATTATcattcaaaatgttttttttggtttttgggttTTTAACCAGACAATGTGATTTGCGATTTTTTGTGAAAAACATGATATCTAATTGTGATCTAACCagacaattttgttttaattgggATCTTGTAGGCAATTGTGGTGcaatttatttatatctaaaGAACATATGtagtgtacacatgtacatttTGAAGTTGATGTACATATGTACACTATTAAATAacggcctgggcgttcgggtcttcggatcgggttcgggccTGTTCCTTTCAGGTCCGGGtctttcgggtcctaaatatttagacccaATAGTACTTAAAAATTTTCGGTTCTTCTCGagtccgggtcggttcggacTGAGAGGTTTACACAAACGAGGGAGGTGAGTTACCAGTCTTACCTAACATACCGGGGAGATGGTGTTTCACGGATGGAGCATGGaaagaaaataatttcattgcggacaaggatggtatagcACTCTTGCAGGTCTTGATGGATTAATGGGCGCAAGAAACACAATGGCAAGTTTATAATCACCACTTCATTCGGAAGCTGAAGCCCTCATTTGgccaatggaatgcatgagaaaTTTAAGGCATTATCACGgcacgtttgcaacagattgttcttaattggtgaagatggtttcggaaccagaaaaATGGCatgcttttgcaagttatttggaaaatATCAAGATACTAAAGAGAAGTTTCAATCACTCAAAGCTCATTCTTATACCCAAGACGCATAATAAAAAAGCGGACAGTCTTGCACAGAGTGCTAGGCAGCAATTGTTGTTTAAcgttcatatggatgcagagttaccgTTGTGGTTTGCAGAATCTTGGTTGAGTATGTTTATATTGatgtaaaaaaatcaaacacatTTGATATCTAATCATAATAGTctgtaatttcttttaatatcaataaacaAAATACAAGATCCCTACTGGTATATAATTAGTGGAAATTATTACCATAGTAACCATGGACAAATCATGATACAGattgtaattgttttttttttttgagaaaatgatACAGATTGTAACTGAGGCATTCATTTATACAACATGTAGAGATGATTAAATTTTGGGaaccaaatatattaaaatgtgacATCTCATACATTAATGGTGCATAACGGTAATTGAAGTAACACCTGCAAAAAGAAAATGGAATTATTGATGAAATCTTGGATCAGAAAATTAAACTGATCGGCTACTCATTGTTGGTCACTTAATCATACATCGCTATGGAAACTCCATCAGTCCATTGGTTTGATTTAAAGTACGTTGATATTTTTACATCAGAAAATTTGAGTTtcgatttcataaaaaaaaaacattatgtaaattaatggaaaaatttataaaaatctaCAGTATGGTGTAAAGAATACAGTTAATTAAGTGAAGATTTCACAAGGCGGCTCGAGTATTGCCGTTAGACGTTAATCCTCATAAGACAAATATAATTGTCGATTGTATAATCTTCAGTAGTATTTCTCATAGTTCAAATATCATAATAATCCAGCGTTAAAAAACATACATAGTTGAAAGATGTCACCAAATCTACATAAAGCATAAAACACACCAAAagaagttaaaataaaaatgtattaaaaggattatcttaaataatatacagatattttaagatattttccttttttattatttcccaAAACAAATTTGAAGAATTTTATTAActgaaaaaggaaattaaaacaaaatattaattattagcaaTAAAAGTCATAACAATGCTGATTTATTAAGAGTATCTAACTGATTGGGGCCAACTAATTGTGGTGAAAAGAATGTGAGTGTGACATGTAAAAACTCTTCAATGATCTCTGCTTTCACCAGTTGCAAAATCCAAATAAAGAACCATGTTCTCATCATCTCCATAAAACAAGAAAGTCTGACGATTCGCAACATCTTCTTTGAGGTGGTTAATTGAAGCTTTGTAGAGAGGAGACCACATCCTTACAGCAGACAAGGAGTGAAGAACCTCAATGGCTCGAAGTTGACTACAACTAAACTCAGGATGATTCTCTATTAGATGATTCTTGTGGGAAAGAATCTTGTCTCGAGACTCAACACTCTTCCAAATCACATCAGCCACAGCTTGTCCTGCTTTTACAATCCTTGATTTTTTCCTATTAACCTTTGACCTAGAAGAAGAGGGGCCAACATTCTTTGATCCAAAATTTCTTGATTCAGATGCAACATCAGTTTCTTGAGTAGGGACACCACGCCTTGCTTCAGCTCCAACAGCTTCTTCAGTAGGAATATCACGCCTTGACTCAGcatcatcttcaccatcaatCTCATCATCATGATCTGAGTGCTCTGTGTCTAAAACATCTTCACCTTGCTGAGCAGACCAACCTTCACCTCCACTAATATAAACTGTCCCAAATACCTTCTCCATCAAATCCATATTTGCTATCGGCTTGTCTTTAAATTTTCTAGCACCTGGCCACTCctgaaacaaaaactaaaatcaaagtgAGAACACTGTATTTTCATAGAGATACAAGATACAACAATACAAGCTATTTGAATTAGACATGAATGTTCTGTTTCTAGCACAAAAGTAACAGAGACACAATCAGAAAATGAGATAGTAACAGAGACAGTAACAGAGACACAATTATGACCTAGTTTCAACTAAGGACAGTAACAGAGACACAATCAGAACACTCTTTGCTTGAACATAACAGAGAATCATCATCACATCATTATTATTCCAACAACACAATCAAAACTGAACCAGTAAAATTAAGAGGATCATAGAACTTGTACCTTACATCGCTCATTCCACCAGTCCTCACTCATGTTGATGAATCCGGTTGAATCAAAACCAAGCCCCGTTCTGTTCCGAGTCAACTTCTTAAAAGACTCATACTGCTTCTTGCAAGTATTGTACTTTATCCCAAATTTTCTCCATGGAATTTTTATACCAAATGCCTCATAGAACTTATCCATTATCGCCTGTCACCCAACCTCATTAACCatatgttttcttatgtttCCTTTCAGATTCTCATCAAGTCTTAGTTGAAGAAAGAAGCGTGTTTGTCCGTCACTCCATGTAAGATTCTTATTTGGATTCAAGACAATAAGAAAAGCATTTGACAAAACCGAGATCAAATAAGAGACTAGAGGGGAAGATACTCACATCAGTTCTAGGGATGGATGTCATTGTTTCTCTTCAAAGTTTCTGCAACTATCTTCCATTTTTTCATTAGGCGTTGAAAGTTCAAAGCTTGAAGAGGGTGTGGTTTCCAGCTGGTTATAGAGTGACAAGGATTGCTGTCCAAAGGATCCTTAATCATGGTGGTTCATATCGCTTCCTTTGATTTGGATTTGGAACACAATGATGAGATAGTGAAGAACAGGAGAATTACTGGACTGTCTCTCTCTCGCCAGTTCCAAGTCGATTCAGACAAGGTTTTTTTTGCAATTTCGGCTCCTTTTGTGACATATAATTTAATGCAGTTTGAAAAGTGAGATCTGGGGATGGACACTGTTCTACGCAGCCGTTTCAGGCTTGGCCTTTGGCTCTGGTTATTATCATCTCAAACCTGATGACAACGGAATCGTATGGGACACTTTGCCTGTTCGGTTTTCTCACTTATCACTCTGCTTTAGCTTTCGTGAAAATAATTGGAATGAGTCTTCTTTAAGTTATGCATAGCTGTTTCTTGGTTAATGATTGTAGATACTGATTAAGAACATCTTGCACACAGAAGCTCAAAGAATTGTCTTGACTCTAGCTATGCAAAGAAGCTTTATTATATGAATGCAGATTCTATTAATAGTTTAGTTTTATTGGCTTGTTTGTACTAATGGAAAGATTGCCTTGTTTCTGTTCATATCATTTTTCAATGTTGCTTACGCCAGGTAACattcaaacccaaaaaaaaacattgtcttctcatatatatatagttcttgATTTTTAGCCAGGTTCAGATTGAAGTTATTATATGTGTCTTAGTTGATGGCAGAGTCTTTAATGATCTCCGGTTATACATGACGTTCCAGTTGATTCCGTGTCGGGCCATTCCCCTCATAACCGTTTTGTTACCTCCCAAGTATACTCACTCTAGGTTCTGGCTCTTGGCAACAGGTTGTTCCTCACTTTTGAGGTTGTCTTTGTTAGAGAATCCACTATCTTCTGATATACCTGATTAATTGTGAATGCAGCGGCTCACTCTGTTTCCAAGATCAATGGATATATCATCGGTGGACATTCACTGGGACATTTGTGTTCAGCATTGGCTATGCTTTTACTTACCGTTATGCTTTTGTATAGAAGCATTCGGTTTCAGAGGTATCCTTTTCAAACTGactctcttgttctttctttGATCTTCGAGTTGCTTACGACCCGAGACATTCTTTATtattgtgtttgtgtgtgtgatgAAACCAAAACAGATTAAGTGAGCTCAAAGGCCATCTTTGACAACCAAACAGACAAAAAACACAGTTATGTGtcctttttctttattcaaGGCGATGGCCCACCAATTATGCGATGGCACTAAAGGATGAGCTTGATGGTGGTGAAGAGAAGAGCTTGATGCTTTTAGTTCATGTTTTCATGTATAGATTTTTAATTCATGTTTTCATACATTAACTTCgtgtgttttaattttttgatggAAAACTATAGAAAACTATAtcacatccaaaatatatttattaatgctTGTGTTTTATTAGAgtgaattatatttattaatgattttaaaaacaCTAATAATAAGttagaacaaacaaaaataacattttttaccttaagttttaaaccctaaacatgccCTAAACCCTAACTACATATCTCAAACCTTATATcttaaatttgttataaatcattatgtgGATGACCCATAACCAAGACCAAGACAAGGCCCAACCGTGGccaaaggaggagagagagtcggcgtccgaggagagagagtcggcccaTGCCTTGGCCGACTTTAGACTTATGACGTTTTCCATTTatctgttttagatcttttcctatttcatgttgtattaggttttggataattttttttcctatactTTGTAATCCTTATAAAAGGAACCTCtattgttcattaataatacacagacAATTTCCCATTCTTTTAcgacacgttatcagcacgatcgtcTCTAGATCCCTGAGACAAATCGAaacctctaaaccctaaaaagccAAAACCGGCGACCACAACTAAAAACCCTAGACGTTCTCAGTTCATCCAAGAACTCATTTGATCCCTCTTGAATCCTTGACGTTCTCAGATCACGTTCCAGCTCAGAAGAACCCATCCAGCTCGCATCCACACACAAGACGCGATCGCACCCGAGACGACCCGATCTCCGCGCAGCTCGCACCCGAGACGCCTCCAGCCCGCGACCGTCCCGTTTCCGCGACCCGATTGCATTCGATCGGTCCTCTCTCCCTCTCTAAAGGTGGTCCGGTTCTAAACCTCTACAAACAAAGGTATAATTTAATCTGAGAACCTAGATTGATcagaaaccctaatccattattatggaaactttgatcttgatcaaaaccctaaaaacctaCAAGATTAAAATCGGCAATCTCTTAATTAGAAATATAGAAATCGATTCCTTAGAACTTAAATTGATTGTTCCtgatttgattttgagaaaccctaatttaagaatcgaaaccctaaaccctaaaggactaaattcgatttttaattgattgaattgtttgttgattttGAGGTTTTAGGATTGTTAGATTGATTGAAGTAATCTGATCTAGAAATTgaatcctaaaggccttgaaaccttttATTAAAAACCGACAGCCTTAGATTTAAAAgtagaaaccctaaattcatAAATCAATTGCTAAGGTTGTTTgcattacatataaatttgaattgaaTTGCATTCGTATTGtttaatgaaatcgaccagcaTATAGAAACATACGAATTCGAATCTGATTGCATTGAAATTAATATGGCTGTGTGGCCTTAATCCCTCTAGCTCTTGTAGAATCAAATATTAGGATTGTTCGCACCATGGTCAATTAGTTTTACACGTCCGATCCTATTGCTTGTCCACttagccgtgcggcttgtttgattcgcaccatggtcgattagattgATTGTTTTCTCATAGATGCGTAATACaagtttgtggccgagcttgttataccatgcggccacatgatcacattgtgaacctaaattgaaatgatgatgtgattcagatgtcgaaaatctcaaatagagactatgcagcccttaatctctccggagataactacttgcagtgggcgctagatacaaagatcagcTTAAGGCCAAAAggacttggtgatacaatcatcaaggacaacaatgagacCGATAAGAATCGGTACAGGACTATAAGTATAATACACCAGcacctcattgaaggtctaaaagatcagtacattacgatggaaaatccactagagctttgggatgctttacagcatagatatgatcaccagaaaacaaTGTTACTcccaaaggctagaaatgactggaagaatctaagattcatgGATTATAAGTCAGTGGATGAGTACAATTCGGTCTTGTTTAAGACGGTCTCcatgctgagactttgtggtgaagtagtaaccgaaGAAGAGTTACTTGAGAAAACATTCTCTACGTTTCATTCCTCAAACATAATTCTGCAGCAGCAGTACCGAATGAAAGGCTTCgccacatacactgatctgatctcgtgcctgctactggccgaggcaaacaatgagctcctgatgaGGAACAGTGAAGCTAGACCTGTCGGATCTGCCCCATTACCAGAGGCCAATgaagttgaaaagaaaaatcccAACGAGTACAATTACATCCAGAATGATAAGAGATCACACGGCAAATGCCGTGGTGGATACATGAACCGTGACAATTACTCGAACGGTCGAGATAGGTACTTGGCCGGCCGGAAAGGAAACTACAATAActgtggtcgtggttccaatcccGGCCGTGGCCGAGGCGGCTATGGACGAGGTCGACGCGGTatatccaaaccgtcttactcAACCAAATCCGTTTTCATATAACTTCTTAGTCTTTGTTTCTAGATCTGGTTGTGAATTTTAAATCAGTCTTTTCTGTTTTTGTCCATAACATACAGAAATGTGCAAATTGTTCTGCGATAAGGTCTGCGATATGGCCAGGGGATGGGGTTGCTACGAGCCCCTGCCTCTTGAATTCGAGACGAATAAAATCATCCTAAAACTCGAAATCGTAAAAGTAGTTGAAGTTGTTGATTGGAATGAGATGATAGAATTTAATGGTTTCCAGTTTCATTATTCTCaggtattttctattttttgtgttttgaggTTTATATGTTATCCTTTCTAGGATGACTTAGGAATCAAACAATGTTCTGTCTATCTCGAGTGAGCATTTAGGATTTTAtgagacacatatatatatatatatatatatttttcttgctGGCAGGTTGAACCAGTTAATTCGCTTTTCCTGAATCACCATAGCTTGACCGAGACTGAGCTAAGCAACGCTCGCAGCGACCTGGTCGAGCTAACAGAAGCAGGTTTCAAGGTAAAGACAATGCTTGATGAGGTTTCCTTGGATAggaataaagaaaatattgctGATCATGGGTCACAAGTCGAACAACACATCAAGGAGAAAGTCGAGGCTGCTAGAGACTGGCTCGAGGGTGCTATTCACTCTTGGAAAGGACATTTGGGATTTGTTCATCTTCGTAGTGAGAAAATCGACTGAAGActaatacattttaatttatttatttttccatatatatatatatagtttcatgTATCTCCTATTAGCTGGAACGATCGAaccaaatagtttttttttagtcaAGTCAGATTCATATTGTGTCTGATCCCAATGTCTCATGCGTGCACCAACCTTATTTACATAACTAACTTTTATGAATGGTAATGTAAACGAATAACTCTTATTCTTGGAACATGCTACATTGTCAAGACTGAATTATCTAGTGTATCCTAAACTCTGTTATTTACATGATCGTATTCACTACTTTTCACGGACCCCAGTTAACTAGCTGTTACAGCAACTATTTGATTCTGTATGCAAGAATGCCGATACAGCCAATGGCCAAAGCAAAAAGAATAGGTACGGTGGAAGATTCCAGGTTCTGTGTTGTGCTGTTTGTTCTGTCGCTTTCTACTCTCTGTACGAGACCTTTCTCCAACATAGTCCTGAATAAGATTGCTCAGTGTGCCCATTTGAAGCATTATCTGACGCTCTCTACCAGCAACAAGTTCAACCTGTCCAGATATAATAAGagataatgaaatatttttttaaacaaaccaTATACCAAGATTTGATATTTAAATCATAGAAACCAACAATGACTCTTTAAATTAAGCTTGTCTGCTTCATCTCAAAGACTTTAgtcttttcttttatgttggtTTGCAGTTTTAATGATTCTTTTTCGTAATAACTCTAGTGACTGGATTAATATGTCATTTTGAAGCTGAATGTCATTGTACTACAAAATTGGAAAAGGAAAATGGCTAAATCAGAAGTATGGTCAAATAGACTAGACTAGCACAGCTTTTACTTGAAGGCTCAAACTTTACCCTTAGTTATCATACTCCATGTAGAATCAAACTATTGAAGATGTATATACCCAGGGCCGGCTTAAGTGGTGGGGCCAGCAGGGATA carries:
- the LOC106356494 gene encoding uncharacterized protein LOC106356494; the encoded protein is MDKFYEAFGIKIPWRKFGIKYNTCKKQYESFKKLTRNRTGLGFDSTGFINMSEDWWNERCKEWPGARKFKDKPIANMDLMEKVFGTVYISGGEGWSAQQGEDVLDTEHSDHDDEIDGEDDAESRRDIPTEEAVGAEARRGVPTQETDVASESRNFGSKNVGPSSSRSKVNRKKSRIVKAGQAVADVIWKSVESRDKILSHKNHLIENHPEFSCSQLRAIEVLHSLSAVRMWSPLYKASINHLKEDVANRQTFLFYGDDENMVLYLDFATGESRDH
- the LOC125594729 gene encoding uncharacterized protein LOC125594729, whose amino-acid sequence is MVVHIASFDLDLEHNDEIVKNRRITGLLKSEIWGWTLFYAAVSGLAFGSGYYHLKPDDNGIVWDTLPVRFSHLSLCFSFRENNWNESSLSYIALFLFISFFNVAYARVFNDLRLYMTFQLIPCRAIPLITVLLPPKYTHSRFWLLATAAHSVSKINGYIIGGHSLGHLCSALAMLLLTVMLLYRSIRFQRYPFQTDSLVLSLIFELLTTRDILYYCVCVCDETKTD